One window of the Trifolium pratense cultivar HEN17-A07 linkage group LG2, ARS_RC_1.1, whole genome shotgun sequence genome contains the following:
- the LOC123907184 gene encoding uncharacterized protein LOC123907184 yields the protein MLASYNSIPSSNKKKRDITQPISYLRGEVMAGKKSSSFSFCGMLKSCFSSGSRDDYYCYDDSRRRVFASDEDRGRWVAEPGIDKKASAFIARFYENRITDSEQQIAS from the coding sequence ATGCTAGCTAGCTACAATTCCATTCCAAGTTCAAACAAAAAGAAGAGAGACATTACACAACCTATAAGTTATCTTAGAGGTGAAGTTATGGCAGGTAAGAAATCATCTTCATTCTCCTTTTGTGGCATGTTGAAATCTTGCTTCTCAAGTGGAAGCAGAGATGATTACTATTGCTATGATGACAGTCGCAGAAGAGTGTTTGCAAGTGATGAAGACAGAGGTCGTTGGGTTGCTGAGCCTGGTATTGACAAGAAAGCATCTGCTTTCATTGCTAGATTCTATGAAAACCGTATCACTGATTCTGAGCAACAAATTGCATCttaa